In the genome of Meles meles chromosome 2, mMelMel3.1 paternal haplotype, whole genome shotgun sequence, one region contains:
- the EPGN gene encoding epigen isoform X3, with product MAFGVSISVYLLFKAMTALTAEAAVSGTPPITTQQSNWTVNKTEVDYTEGPIALKFSHPCLEDHNSYCINGVCAFHHELEKAICTCLKLKSPYNICSRGRPL from the exons ATGGCCTTCGGAGTCTCAATATCAGTCTATCTCTTATTCAAAG CAATGACAGCCTTGACTGCAGAGGCAGCCGTGTCGGGAACACCCCCAATCACAACCCAGCAAAGTAACTGGACAGTTAACAAAACGGAAG TTGACTACACAGAAGGACCCATAGCCTTGAAGTTCTCACATCCTTGCCTGGAAGACCACAATAGTTACTGCATCAATGGTGTTTGCGCATTCCACCATGAGCTGGAGAAAGCCATCTGCAC GTGTCTAAAATTGAAATCACCTTACAACATCTGTTCCAGAGGAAGACCACTGTGA
- the EPGN gene encoding epigen isoform X4 encodes MAFGVSISVYLLFKAMTALTAEAAVSGTPPITTQQIDYTEGPIALKFSHPCLEDHNSYCINGVCAFHHELEKAICTCFTGYTGERCLKLKSPYNICSRGRPL; translated from the exons ATGGCCTTCGGAGTCTCAATATCAGTCTATCTCTTATTCAAAG CAATGACAGCCTTGACTGCAGAGGCAGCCGTGTCGGGAACACCCCCAATCACAACCCAGCAAA TTGACTACACAGAAGGACCCATAGCCTTGAAGTTCTCACATCCTTGCCTGGAAGACCACAATAGTTACTGCATCAATGGTGTTTGCGCATTCCACCATGAGCTGGAGAAAGCCATCTGCAC gtgttttaCTGGTTATACTGGAGAAAG GTGTCTAAAATTGAAATCACCTTACAACATCTGTTCCAGAGGAAGACCACTGTGA
- the EPGN gene encoding epigen isoform X5 has product MAFGVSISVYLLFKAMTALTAEAAVSGTPPITTQQIDYTEGPIALKFSHPCLEDHNSYCINGVCAFHHELEKAICTCLKLKSPYNICSRGRPL; this is encoded by the exons ATGGCCTTCGGAGTCTCAATATCAGTCTATCTCTTATTCAAAG CAATGACAGCCTTGACTGCAGAGGCAGCCGTGTCGGGAACACCCCCAATCACAACCCAGCAAA TTGACTACACAGAAGGACCCATAGCCTTGAAGTTCTCACATCCTTGCCTGGAAGACCACAATAGTTACTGCATCAATGGTGTTTGCGCATTCCACCATGAGCTGGAGAAAGCCATCTGCAC GTGTCTAAAATTGAAATCACCTTACAACATCTGTTCCAGAGGAAGACCACTGTGA
- the EPGN gene encoding epigen isoform X1, producing MAFGVSISVYLLFKAMTALTAEAAVSGTPPITTQQSNWTVNKTEVDYTEGPIALKFSHPCLEDHNSYCINGVCAFHHELEKAICTCFTGYTGERCEHLTLTSYAVDSYEKYIAIGIGVGLLLSGFLAIFYCYIRKRCLKLKSPYNICSRGRPL from the exons ATGGCCTTCGGAGTCTCAATATCAGTCTATCTCTTATTCAAAG CAATGACAGCCTTGACTGCAGAGGCAGCCGTGTCGGGAACACCCCCAATCACAACCCAGCAAAGTAACTGGACAGTTAACAAAACGGAAG TTGACTACACAGAAGGACCCATAGCCTTGAAGTTCTCACATCCTTGCCTGGAAGACCACAATAGTTACTGCATCAATGGTGTTTGCGCATTCCACCATGAGCTGGAGAAAGCCATCTGCAC gtgttttaCTGGTTATACTGGAGAAAGGTGTGAGCACTTGACCTTAACTTCATATGCTGTGGATTCTTATGAAAAATACATTGCGATTGGGATTGGCGTTGGATTATTGTTAAGTGGTTTTCTTGCTATTTTTTACTGCTACATAAGAAAGag GTGTCTAAAATTGAAATCACCTTACAACATCTGTTCCAGAGGAAGACCACTGTGA
- the EPGN gene encoding epigen isoform X2 — MAFGVSISVYLLFKAMTALTAEAAVSGTPPITTQQSNWTVNKTEVDYTEGPIALKFSHPCLEDHNSYCINGVCAFHHELEKAICTCFTGYTGERCLKLKSPYNICSRGRPL, encoded by the exons ATGGCCTTCGGAGTCTCAATATCAGTCTATCTCTTATTCAAAG CAATGACAGCCTTGACTGCAGAGGCAGCCGTGTCGGGAACACCCCCAATCACAACCCAGCAAAGTAACTGGACAGTTAACAAAACGGAAG TTGACTACACAGAAGGACCCATAGCCTTGAAGTTCTCACATCCTTGCCTGGAAGACCACAATAGTTACTGCATCAATGGTGTTTGCGCATTCCACCATGAGCTGGAGAAAGCCATCTGCAC gtgttttaCTGGTTATACTGGAGAAAG GTGTCTAAAATTGAAATCACCTTACAACATCTGTTCCAGAGGAAGACCACTGTGA